One genomic window of Aminivibrio pyruvatiphilus includes the following:
- a CDS encoding PspA/IM30 family protein, whose protein sequence is MSVFLRVTDIFKANVNDMLDRMEDPEKMVKQMIIEMEEALVKATSGLAKAMA, encoded by the coding sequence ATGAGTGTTTTTCTTCGTGTGACGGATATCTTCAAGGCGAATGTGAACGACATGCTTGATCGCATGGAAGATCCTGAAAAGATGGTCAAGCAGATGATCATCGAAATGGAAGAGGCCCTCGTCAAGGCCACTTCCGGGCTGGCAAAGGCGATGGCCAA